In the Methanocorpusculum vombati genome, one interval contains:
- a CDS encoding InlB B-repeat-containing protein — protein MNCDFLQYGSRLVPRNDHLRSRFFVVLLIVVVLCGLVPAASAAASGVWDGSVNQTWYEDEVNAGHGSATDPFCIYDAESLAAFAQKVNEGTSFSGKYIRLCADLDLGYVNWQPIGTETSPFGGTFDGANHCISRLRVDQTNFENTVNAGLFGFALGATIQNLDLNGVEISASTKKNCRAGGLIGRGMDVRIYSCSVTNGMVKAVSEEYGVFGGGLAGSLRENTLGHGAVENSYSTLTVEGERKGSYGNQVACGGLVGPSEVPIRNSFATGNVIIRDRSTSSTWVTCGGLVGRCDAKQDTTHVIFNCYATGTVTVDSPNHDYTWVGGLVGRLYVAQGTYVLKGCVALNPRLTATRASSLTQFKGRVTPVYTYTNPILDHNYAGRWMDAIINGGPDKFNPDLMMKTGINGENVTQTQVYRNESFFRSVFSAASEYGASYDKNWMMSTDPSYPYPVLKGRPQPSVSGPALTRYYNVTLTTVDNGFTGTMTRMPDDPWGVMDGGDVTVTIHPDIRSRFFQLTDNDQDVTSQVIDNKTYVISDLQTDHRLNVTFAAAPTYPVHITNGTLANGTTSGAFCAGENVTVTANAPPVGKKFSSWNVISGSLSLSDADRTNSTLTFAMPRGDVVIEAIYEESAKFTVTVTNGTLSNGTTSGAFYPGEKVTVTANTIVGKTFSSWDVKGLTLNDTQRTQSPLTFTMPNGTVILSALYTDAPTVTVTPTPSSNVTATATITPTSSSTVTVTPTPSSNVTVTPTPSSNVTVTPTPRSNVTVTPTPSSNVTVTPTPSSNV, from the coding sequence ATGAATTGTGATTTTCTTCAGTATGGATCCCGATTGGTGCCGAGAAACGATCATCTGCGGAGCAGATTTTTTGTTGTTCTGCTGATTGTTGTGGTACTGTGCGGTCTGGTGCCAGCCGCGAGTGCGGCTGCGTCAGGTGTCTGGGATGGTTCGGTAAACCAGACCTGGTATGAGGATGAAGTGAACGCAGGGCACGGGTCGGCGACCGATCCGTTCTGCATCTATGATGCAGAAAGTTTGGCCGCGTTTGCGCAGAAGGTGAATGAGGGAACATCCTTTTCGGGAAAGTACATCCGTTTGTGTGCAGATTTGGATCTGGGATACGTCAACTGGCAGCCTATCGGAACGGAGACTTCGCCGTTTGGCGGTACGTTTGACGGGGCCAACCATTGTATCAGTCGTCTGCGTGTGGACCAGACCAACTTCGAAAATACTGTGAATGCAGGTCTGTTCGGTTTTGCTTTAGGGGCGACAATCCAGAATCTGGATCTGAACGGGGTTGAGATCTCGGCGTCCACCAAAAAGAACTGTCGAGCTGGAGGACTGATTGGGAGGGGCATGGACGTTCGGATCTATTCCTGTTCCGTTACTAACGGAATGGTAAAAGCTGTCTCGGAAGAGTATGGTGTCTTTGGCGGTGGGCTTGCTGGGAGCCTAAGGGAGAATACTCTTGGGCATGGCGCTGTGGAGAACAGTTATTCTACCCTGACGGTGGAGGGGGAGAGAAAAGGAAGTTATGGTAACCAGGTAGCCTGCGGAGGACTGGTTGGCCCCAGCGAGGTCCCCATCCGAAACTCGTTCGCCACCGGTAACGTGATCATTCGGGATAGGTCCACCTCTAGTACATGGGTAACCTGCGGAGGACTGGTTGGCCGTTGTGATGCTAAGCAGGACACCACCCATGTGATCTTCAACTGCTATGCCACCGGTACCGTAACGGTCGATTCTCCCAATCATGATTACACATGGGTGGGAGGACTGGTTGGCAGGCTGTACGTAGCCCAGGGCACCTATGTCCTCAAAGGTTGTGTTGCGCTGAACCCCCGGCTTACGGCCACAAGGGCCTCGAGCCTGACCCAATTCAAAGGCAGGGTAACACCAGTATATACTTACACCAATCCCATCTTAGATCACAACTATGCCGGACGGTGGATGGATGCCATTATCAATGGTGGTCCGGACAAATTTAACCCAGACTTGATGATGAAGACGGGAATAAACGGAGAGAATGTTACCCAAACACAGGTGTACCGTAACGAGAGTTTCTTCCGCAGTGTTTTCAGCGCTGCTTCCGAGTATGGAGCAAGTTATGACAAGAACTGGATGATGTCTACGGATCCTTCTTATCCGTATCCGGTGCTGAAAGGCAGGCCCCAGCCTTCCGTTTCCGGGCCCGCGCTGACACGGTACTACAACGTAACTCTGACCACCGTGGACAATGGGTTTACCGGTACTATGACACGGATGCCGGATGATCCCTGGGGCGTCATGGATGGTGGAGATGTCACCGTGACGATTCATCCGGACATCAGAAGTAGATTTTTCCAGCTTACGGATAATGACCAGGACGTCACCTCCCAGGTCATAGACAACAAAACGTATGTGATCTCCGATCTTCAAACCGATCACCGGCTCAACGTCACCTTTGCCGCAGCGCCCACCTATCCGGTACACATCACGAACGGAACGCTTGCCAATGGTACTACGTCTGGTGCATTCTGTGCCGGCGAGAACGTCACCGTCACTGCGAACGCTCCCCCTGTCGGCAAAAAGTTCTCTTCCTGGAATGTTATTTCCGGGTCTCTTTCCCTCAGCGATGCTGACCGTACGAACTCCACCCTGACGTTTGCCATGCCTCGTGGAGATGTGGTGATTGAAGCCATCTATGAGGAATCTGCGAAGTTCACCGTCACTGTCACGAACGGCACCCTTTCTAATGGTACTACGTCTGGTGCATTCTATCCGGGGGAAAAGGTTACGGTCACTGCTAATACGATTGTGGGTAAAACGTTCTCCTCCTGGGATGTAAAGGGACTTACGCTCAATGATACGCAGCGTACCCAGTCCCCTCTGACATTCACCATGCCTAATGGTACGGTGATACTGTCTGCACTCTACACCGACGCTCCTACAGTTACTGTTACTCCTACCCCGAGTTCTAACGTTACCGCTACTGCGACGATCACTCCGACTTCGAGTTCCACCGTGACCGTTACTCCTACCCCTAGCTCTAACGTCACTGTTACTCCTACCCCTAGCTCTAACGTCACCGTCACTCCTACCCCGAGATCTAACGTCACCGTCACTCCTACCCCTAGCTCTAACGTCACCGTCACTCCTACCCCGAGTTCTAACGTCA
- the infB gene encoding translation initiation factor IF-2, translated as MAAEHIRTPIVCVLGHVDHGKTSLLDRIRGSRVVAGEAGAITQHIGATMIPIDSIQKMSGDLGKMKTTVPGLLFIDTPGHHAFTTLRARGGALADIAILVVDVNEGFKQQTIEALQILRNCKTPFVIAATKIDRIPGWRAMENASFLKSYKNQNERVQTECENRVYELVGKLSDMGFNSERFDRVSDFQRNLVIVPVSSMTGEGIGDLLMVMIGLAQRFLTEGLKTTVEGPGVGTVLEVKEEKGLGTTLDVILYDGIISVGDEIAIAGTDGPIATKVRALLQPRPMKEILIEDRFQRVKSVTAAAGVKITAPNLENIIAGSPVRVIRGDRDAMLDKIEEEMQEINVKLSEVGITVRADTIGALEALSKELEEKNIPIMRAEVGPVSRRDLIEISVMKDELYKTVLCFNVPLLPDADAMIRDEEVDVKIFSNRVIYKLIDDYIDWRDELTRAREAKQFETVVLPAKFSILPDCVFRQSGPAVVGVRVLGGILRPHVGVATREGKVVGEIKQIKLNKENIQEAKEGVEVAVSIDGVTIGRQIDVGETLYVAVPERHVKVLETEMLSHLNAGTQEALEEYTNIFRKTQPFWGK; from the coding sequence ATGGCAGCAGAACATATCCGCACCCCCATTGTCTGCGTATTGGGGCACGTAGATCACGGGAAGACATCACTCCTGGATCGGATCCGGGGCTCGCGTGTTGTCGCAGGCGAAGCAGGGGCAATTACCCAGCATATCGGCGCAACGATGATCCCGATCGACTCGATTCAGAAGATGAGCGGTGATCTTGGAAAGATGAAGACAACGGTCCCGGGTCTTCTCTTCATCGACACACCGGGACATCACGCATTCACCACACTCCGCGCACGCGGCGGCGCACTTGCCGACATTGCAATATTAGTAGTGGACGTCAACGAAGGATTCAAACAGCAGACGATTGAAGCACTCCAGATTCTCCGGAACTGCAAGACCCCGTTCGTGATTGCGGCAACAAAGATCGACCGCATCCCCGGCTGGCGGGCGATGGAGAACGCATCGTTCCTGAAATCCTACAAAAACCAGAACGAACGCGTACAAACCGAATGCGAAAACCGTGTCTACGAACTGGTCGGAAAACTTTCCGATATGGGATTCAACTCCGAACGGTTCGACCGCGTAAGCGACTTCCAGCGCAACCTGGTGATCGTGCCGGTGAGCAGCATGACCGGAGAAGGCATCGGCGATCTGCTGATGGTGATGATCGGTCTTGCGCAGCGGTTCTTAACCGAAGGTCTCAAGACCACCGTCGAAGGACCCGGTGTCGGCACGGTGCTTGAAGTCAAAGAAGAGAAGGGCCTTGGCACAACACTTGACGTGATCCTCTACGACGGCATCATCAGTGTCGGCGACGAGATCGCAATCGCCGGGACAGACGGACCGATTGCCACAAAAGTCCGGGCACTTCTGCAGCCGCGGCCGATGAAGGAGATCCTGATCGAAGACCGGTTCCAGCGCGTGAAGTCGGTAACCGCAGCAGCCGGAGTAAAGATCACCGCGCCGAACCTGGAGAACATCATCGCAGGCTCACCCGTCCGCGTGATTCGCGGCGACCGCGATGCAATGCTTGACAAAATCGAAGAGGAGATGCAGGAGATCAATGTGAAACTCTCCGAGGTCGGCATCACGGTTCGCGCCGACACCATCGGCGCGCTTGAAGCACTCTCCAAGGAGCTTGAGGAGAAGAACATCCCGATCATGCGTGCCGAGGTCGGCCCGGTCAGCCGCCGCGATTTGATCGAGATCAGTGTGATGAAGGACGAGCTGTACAAGACAGTACTCTGCTTCAACGTCCCTCTGCTGCCCGACGCGGACGCAATGATCCGCGACGAAGAGGTCGACGTGAAGATCTTCTCCAACCGCGTCATCTACAAACTTATCGACGACTACATCGACTGGCGCGACGAACTTACCCGCGCACGGGAAGCAAAACAGTTTGAGACGGTCGTCCTTCCGGCAAAGTTCTCCATTCTGCCCGACTGCGTGTTCCGCCAGAGCGGACCGGCAGTGGTGGGCGTGCGGGTTCTGGGCGGCATTCTCCGGCCGCATGTCGGCGTTGCAACGCGCGAGGGCAAAGTCGTGGGCGAGATCAAACAGATCAAACTCAACAAGGAAAACATTCAGGAAGCCAAGGAAGGAGTCGAGGTTGCGGTTTCGATTGAC